A window of the Streptomyces sp. NBC_00454 genome harbors these coding sequences:
- a CDS encoding GyrI-like domain-containing protein produces MLERLNQALDHLETCLDREVDMAEVARIAAVSEYHFRRLFSALAGMPLPVYVRRRRMTLAGAEVLAGELTLLDVAVRYGYGSGEAFARAFRSVHGIGPGEARRTGAVLTAQPRMSFRVVVEGGTTMRYRIVEKEAFRVVGRKARVPLVHEGVNAAATAHLAGLDRQAIVRMKALVHREPEGVLSAVVHLTDSREEGAEVDYWIGVVTGPEATAEELDALDVPAGTWAVFDNHGPYPSAIQELWRDVFTQWFPSNPYASRPGPELLLTQPVEIGAETGSQLWIPVERGGSGNAGA; encoded by the coding sequence GTGCTGGAGCGGCTGAATCAGGCGCTGGACCACCTGGAGACCTGCCTCGACCGGGAGGTCGACATGGCCGAGGTCGCCCGGATCGCCGCGGTGTCGGAGTACCACTTCCGGCGGCTGTTCTCCGCGCTCGCTGGGATGCCGCTCCCGGTCTACGTGCGGCGTCGGCGGATGACGCTCGCCGGGGCCGAGGTACTGGCCGGGGAGCTGACGCTGCTCGATGTCGCGGTGCGGTACGGGTACGGCTCGGGCGAGGCGTTCGCCCGGGCGTTCCGGTCGGTGCACGGCATCGGGCCGGGCGAGGCCCGGCGCACTGGTGCCGTGCTCACAGCACAGCCGCGCATGTCCTTCCGTGTCGTCGTCGAAGGGGGCACCACCATGCGGTACCGGATCGTGGAGAAGGAGGCGTTTCGGGTTGTCGGAAGGAAGGCCCGGGTCCCCCTCGTGCACGAGGGGGTCAACGCGGCTGCCACGGCGCACTTGGCGGGCCTGGACCGGCAGGCGATCGTACGGATGAAGGCGCTGGTCCACCGGGAGCCGGAGGGGGTCCTGTCGGCGGTGGTGCACCTGACCGACAGCCGGGAGGAGGGTGCCGAGGTGGATTACTGGATCGGTGTGGTGACCGGTCCCGAGGCGACTGCCGAGGAGCTCGACGCCCTCGACGTGCCAGCCGGTACCTGGGCGGTCTTCGACAACCACGGGCCCTATCCGAGCGCCATCCAGGAGCTGTGGCGGGATGTGTTCACGCAGTGGTTCCCTTCGAACCCGTACGCGAGCCGGCCAGGTCCGGAGCTCCTGCTGACGCAGCCGGTGGAGATCGGCGCCGAGACCGGCTCCCAGCTGTGGATCCCGGTCGAGCGGGGCGGCAGCGGGAACGCCGGGGCGTGA